The following nucleotide sequence is from Cytophagales bacterium.
CTAAAATTCTTGCCTGCTCTTCTTCTTCCTGTTTGCGTTTTATTTCTGCCATTTCCATTTCGTGCCTTGCTTCAAGTTTTCCAATTTCTTTACTTTTTTCTTCGTTGAAAACACTGTCTTTGAGAGTAGCAAATTGCTTATAATGTTCAAGGGAAAGTTTGTAGCTGCTGAGCTGTTCGTAGCACGCTGCCAGCCCCGAATGTGCTTCGCTGCTTTGCTGTAATGCGCCAATGCTGTCTGCCAGCAGGGCGGCTTGTTGGTAGTACTGTATGACCGTGGGGTAATCCTTTTTTAGGAAATAAATGCTTCCTATGCCGGATAAGCTGAAAGTCATATTGTATTCATCGCTAAGCTCTTTATTTATCAAAAGGGCTTGTTGTTGATAATACAACGCAGTGTCAAGTAACAGGGCTGGATTTTCCGCAGCCCAACCGCCCGCTCCCGAATACTCGGGACTGTCACCTTGTTCAAATAAGGATGTGTACAAGCTACTGATGTTGTTATAGGAGTTAGCCATGTCTTTTTTATCACCCAGTTGCTCAAATATTTTAAGGGCTTTAAAGAAGCATCTCAGTGCTTGGGGGTAGGATGATTGACTCCCATAAATAATCCCGATGTTGCAATAGGAGTTAGCCATGCCTTTTTTATCGCCCAGTTGCTCTTCTATTTTAAGGGATTTAAAGTAGTATTCCAACGCTTGTGGGTAGTTAGATTGATACCAATAAATAATTCCGATATTGTTATAGAAGGCAGCCAATGCTGTTGATTTCTCACCAAGCTCCACTTCTATTTTAACGGCTTTAAAGTAGTATTCCAGCGCTTGTGGGTAGGAGGATTGATTCCAATAAATAAGCCCGATGTTGTTATAGGAGGCAGCCATGCCTTTTTTATCACCCAGTTCCTTTCTTATTTTAAGGGCTTTAAAGTAGTATTCCAGCGCTTGTGGGTAGTTGGATTGTATATAGTTTATAGCCCCCAAAGTATTAAAGACCGCAGTGCGCAAAAAGGGGTGGTCGGACGGGCTATCACCTTCAACCTTCAAATTGTCGGTTTCAAGCAATTCCAGTGCCTTTTCACAGAGTATTGTAGCTGTGTCCGGTTTGGAGTACATAAGTTTCCATGCAAGGTCGCTAAGCGCTTTTACTTTTGTCGTATCATGGCTGGCTGTTTGGATAACGGTTTTGAGGCTGTCAATTTTAGTATTGCCTCCCGCACCCCATGATCCCGAGTACTCGGGAGAACTGCCTCCCATAGCCAGTAGTAAAATGGTTAGGTAAGCGGTTGTTTTTATTATGGTCTTTTTATTTTCCAATTTATTTTTGAGTCCACTCTAAAAAGTGTTTTTGGTTCTCGCAAAGGCGCAAAGAGCGCAAAGTTATATACTTAACTAATTGATATTCAATCCTTTGCGAACTTTGCGTCTTTGCGAGAAACAATTTCTTTTCAATTTTTTACTTTTTAGAGTGGACTCATTTTTTCAATTTTATCTTCAACTCTTCCAACTGCTCTTCTCCAATCACCGAGGGCGAATCAATCATCACATCCCGGCCTGCATTGTTTTTTGGAAATGCAATATAGTCACGGATAGACTCTGAACCGCCCATCAATGCGCACCATCGGTCAAAGCCAAAAGCAATGCCTCCATGGGGAGGAGCGCCATATTCAAAGGCATCCATTAAAAAGCCGAATTTAGACCTTGCTTCCTCATCTGTAAATCCCAGGGCTTTAAACATCCACCCCTGAACATTCCTGCGATGAATACGCATCGAGCCACCGCCTAACTCTACGCCATTGATCACCATGTCATAAGCATTTGCTTTTGCTGCCCCAGGGTCTTTTTCAAAGGTTCCAATATCCTCTTCTTTGGGAGAGGTGAATGGATGGTGCATCGCTTGCCATTTTTTGTTGCCTTCATCCCATTCCAGCAAAGGAAAATCAACGACCCACACACCAATGAATTTATCTTTAGCTCTTAACCCAAGCCGGTTGCCCATTTCTAAGCGTAACTCCGAAAGCGCATTCCTTGTGGATTTTTTTTCTCCGGCAAGTATAAGCAACAAATCTCCTTCTTTGGCATTGAATTTTTCTGCCCAGCTTTTCAGATCACGCTGGCTATAAAATTTGTCAACGGATGATTTAAAACTTCCGTCACTATTCAATTTTACATATACCAATCCTTTAGCGCCTATTTGAGGTTTTCTTACAAAATCAGTTAAAGCGTCAAGCTGTTTCCGGGAGTATTCTGCAGCTTTAGCGCATATACCAACCACTAATTCGGCATTCTCAAACACATTGAACCCTTTTCCTTTAGAGACGCCCAATTTGGGCGTCTCTAATTCTACAAATTTCATTTCAAAACGAAGGTCAGGCTTGTCGGTTCCGTAATACTTCATGGCGTCATCATAGCTCAATTTTTGAAAACCCGGAATAACATTCCCTAATATTTTTTTAAATAAATGATGTGCAAATCCTTCAAACATCTCCAGCACATCTTGTTGGGTCACAAAGGACATTTCACAA
It contains:
- a CDS encoding tetratricopeptide repeat protein, translated to MENKKTIIKTTAYLTILLLAMGGSSPEYSGSWGAGGNTKIDSLKTVIQTASHDTTKVKALSDLAWKLMYSKPDTATILCEKALELLETDNLKVEGDSPSDHPFLRTAVFNTLGAINYIQSNYPQALEYYFKALKIRKELGDKKGMAASYNNIGLIYWNQSSYPQALEYYFKAVKIEVELGEKSTALAAFYNNIGIIYWYQSNYPQALEYYFKSLKIEEQLGDKKGMANSYCNIGIIYGSQSSYPQALRCFFKALKIFEQLGDKKDMANSYNNISSLYTSLFEQGDSPEYSGAGGWAAENPALLLDTALYYQQQALLINKELSDEYNMTFSLSGIGSIYFLKKDYPTVIQYYQQAALLADSIGALQQSSEAHSGLAACYEQLSSYKLSLEHYKQFATLKDSVFNEEKSKEIGKLEARHEMEMAEIKRKQEEEEQARIL
- the aspS gene encoding aspartate--tRNA ligase; translation: MLRSHTCGELKLKDVNQKVTLCGWVQKIRDKGAMIWIDLRDRYGITQLIFTEATTEKRLIEQVRALGREYVIKATGTVIERESKNPKLPTGEIEIKTETLEVLNESKLPPFTIEDETDGGEALRMKFRYLDLRRNPIKENLQLRHKMMQETRQYLDSKQFIEIETPILIKSTPEGARDFVVPSRMNPGEFYALPQSPQTFKQLLMVSGFDRYYQIVKCFRDEDLRADRQPEFTQIDCEMSFVTQQDVLEMFEGFAHHLFKKILGNVIPGFQKLSYDDAMKYYGTDKPDLRFEMKFVELETPKLGVSKGKGFNVFENAELVVGICAKAAEYSRKQLDALTDFVRKPQIGAKGLVYVKLNSDGSFKSSVDKFYSQRDLKSWAEKFNAKEGDLLLILAGEKKSTRNALSELRLEMGNRLGLRAKDKFIGVWVVDFPLLEWDEGNKKWQAMHHPFTSPKEEDIGTFEKDPGAAKANAYDMVINGVELGGGSMRIHRRNVQGWMFKALGFTDEEARSKFGFLMDAFEYGAPPHGGIAFGFDRWCALMGGSESIRDYIAFPKNNAGRDVMIDSPSVIGEEQLEELKIKLKK